TTCATTTAATATTAATCCTTCAACTCCTGCACTTATATTGTATCTATATTTACCAACTTCATTATTTTCTCCATAATTATCAAAACCTAGTGATAGTTTAAATGGATTAGTTTTCTTATTTGTTATTATTATATTTGACTTATCTTCTTCTATAGATGGTTCTATACTAACATCTATATTATTACTTTTAGCATATTTTAAGTTAGATACTAGTGTATCTATTTTTGATACATCTAGTTCTTCTCTACTTTTTAAATCACTATTTAAACCAATAGCCAAACTATCTTCAATTCCATTATATATTATCTTATATATTTCTGTAGAATAAACAATAAATGGTATTAGTATTATTTGTAGTTTTTCAAAAATTCCTTTCTATCATAATATATTATTATGAATTATTTAACTTCATATTCAGCTAAATAATATGGAATGAAATATTCTTTGAAATTATTAAAAAATTCTTTAGGCGTTTGAAAATATGGCAAAGAAGGATTAACCTTTTTATCTTTCTCAAAATAAATATTTTTTTCAACAAAAGATTTGTAAT
The sequence above is drawn from the Streptobacillus felis genome and encodes:
- a CDS encoding ShlB/FhaC/HecB family hemolysin secretion/activation protein; translated protein: MAIGLNSDLKSREELDVSKIDTLVSNLKYAKSNNIDVSIEPSIEEDKSNIIITNKKTNPFKLSLGFDNYGENNEVGKYRYNISAGVEGLILNE